A window from Onychostoma macrolepis isolate SWU-2019 chromosome 07, ASM1243209v1, whole genome shotgun sequence encodes these proteins:
- the LOC131544675 gene encoding uncharacterized protein LOC131544675: MKSVRRCRSHKLIAELGTTFIQTSSNKSRKNHESPEMNMNVFYKSLLFLLGFFSVQTKAGTEVNVAGWGTADQSTTYTTCYAQKALDRLRSTCSRTVTQSDPWWKLDLMKTYSVNRVTITNSLQDCCYRWINGAEIRIGNHSSDVFRNPLCAVVSTIPAGATYSYLCRGMEGRYVSVNIPGTSKILTLCKMGVYVIFPVYLAGNLATGRTATQSSTYGYWFAQQAIDFNPGFTNSWSACSSTDAQTNPWWRVDLGSVYRVNRVVITNRLDCCPERINGAQIHIGNSLENNGNNNPICAVISSIPAGVSSNYTCNDMEGQYVNLIIPGDSKYLTLCEVQVYGEGPFLPEDSCEDEPEV; encoded by the exons GAACAACTTTCATTCAAACCTCCTCAAACAAAAGCAGAAAGAATCACGAATCGCCTGAAATGAACATGAACGTTTTCTACAAGAGTCTGTTGTTTTTACTGG GCTTTTTCTCAGTTCAGACGAAGGCGGGGACAGAAG TGAACGTAGCAGGATGGGGAACAGCCGATCAGTCGACAACATATACAACCTGTTATGCTCAAAAAGCTCTGGATAGGTTGAGATCCACCTGTAGTCGTACAGTCACACAGAGTGACCCGTGGTGGAAACTGGATCTGATGAAGACGTACAGCGTGAACAGAGTGACCATCACTAACAGTCTCCAGGACTGCTGTTACAGATGGATAAACGGGGCAGAGATTCGGATTGGAAACCATTCTTCAGATGTTTTCAGGAACCCACT ATGTGCTGTAGTTTCTACTATCCCAGCAGGAGCTACCTACAGCTACTTGTGTCGTGGGATGGAGGGACGTTATGTTTCTGTGAATATTCCTGGAACTTCAAAGATTCTTACTCTCTGTAAAATGGGAGTCTATGTGATTTTTCCAG TATATCTTGCAGGTAATTTGGCTACAGGAAGAACTGCCACACAGTCGTCAACCTATGGCTACTGGTTTGCTCAACAAGCCATTGACTTCAATCCTGGTTTCACAAATTCATGGTCAGCATGTTCTTCAACCGATGCTCAGACTAACCCGTGGTGGAGGGTGGATCTCGGTTCTGTGTACCGAGTTAATAGAGTCGTCATCACAAACAGACTAGACTGCTGTCCAGAGCGAATAAACGGAGCACAGATTCACATCGGAAACTCTCTGGAGAACAACGGCAACAACAATCCCAT ATGTGCTGTGATTTCTAGCATTCCAGCTGGTGTTTCCTCCAACTACACATGTAACGATATGGAGGGTCAATACGTGAATCTGATCATTCCTGGAGATTCAAAGTATCTTACTCTGTGTGAGGTGCAGGTGTATGGAGAAG GTCCTTTTTTGCCAGAAGACTCTTGTGAAGATGAACCTGAAGTTTGA